Within Streptomyces sp. NBC_00704, the genomic segment TGGAAGTCATGGTCGATCTCTACCTCCCGGGTCAGATCATTCGAGGCAACACCCAACGGATCAGCCCGAACCAGCTTCCCGAGCACGCTCGTGATCGCGGCATCGGAGAGAGCGCACCGATCCGGCAAGGAGTCCGGGAACTTGAAGCACTCGTCGCCCACGGTGAGAGAGCATTGCACCTGAGCCCGCCCGGCTCGGCCGACTACGTCCTGCTGATGACACGGGAGCAACACCAGCAGGGAAACGAGGGCTCCCACATCACGTCCTTGCACTGGAACATCTCCCTCGCCAGCATCGCGGGCACCCTCGATCACGTCAGAACCCGTCTTACCCAGTTCGTCGCGGAAGTGAGGGCAGCCATGCCTCCCGGGCAGCAGAACCCCAACCCCGACCAGATCGACTCGGCCGCGCAGCAGGCCCTCAACGTCACGGGAGGCGACGGATCAACCTTCAACATCGTCGCGCCGAACGCGAAGGCGGACCGCGGCGGCACCGCGAGCGCCAACGTCAATGAGCCCGCGCCCACGACTCCCCAGCCCTGGTGGCACCGCACCTCGGTCATCTGGGGCGCCATCGCGGCAGTAGGTACGGTCGCCGGCGTCATCGCCACCGTGGTCGTGAAGTGAGACTCCGCCGGAGCCGCCTCGACCGGCTGGAGGACGACGTCCTCGACGAGAGACGTCCACTCGCCCCGACCCTGCGCCAGGTGATCGCCCTGGGCGGGCACGCCCACTCCGAGCCACTGAGGGCCTGGGCGCTACGTGAACTCCAAGGCTACGAGGGCACCGACGTTCCGATTCCCGAGTATCGGCGCATCACAGCGCCTCTGGTCATGGACGGCCTTGCCGGGATGTACAAGTTCCGGGAGCAGCCGGTCAGCATGTTCGACCTCCCGGACTTCGCCCGTGACAGCCTGGGCGACGAAATCCGGTTCGGACAGGGCGTCGGACAGATCGAGTCGCTCCTTGCCAGAAATCCAGGGGAGATCGTACGGCTCAGTCCGGCAATGGCTGCCGATCTGGCCGTGTTCATGAACGAGAACTCCCCCAGGCAGGTGTTCAGGTTGTATTGGGCTGTACATCCGTCGGCATTGGAAGGCGTTCTCGATCAGGTTCGCACCCGGCTCGTCCAACTGGTCGGGGAACTGCGGGCCTCAATGTCGCATGGTCAGCAGGACCCGACTCCTACCCAGGTTGCACAGGCCCTCCAGAACATCAACATCGTGACAGGCGACAACTCCTCGGTGACTGTCACTGCACCCGTCGCCGTCGCGCACCAACGCGGATCAGCACGAGCAGAGATTGCTAGCGGCCCGGAGCAGCCCTTTCCGCGAGCAGCGGTCGTATGGACGATCTCGATCGCGCTCCTTGCGGTTGCCGCCATCACCGCTCGGGGCATGTGGCCCTGATCCCAGCCGATCCACGAGGGCACATCCAGGGCACATGAGCCTGGGAAACGGTGTTGACCCGTGAGAACTACGGAGAGCAGTTTCCCCAGGTCAACGCACATTTCCCTGCGAAACCACAGGTCAGCCCCCTCCCACTCCCATTCGCTGCACAAGTGGCAAGACAGCTCTCCGCCACCAGCAGGGTGAACCGCCCCGGTTCTGATGGAAGCTCCGATGTGTTTCGTGCTGATGCCCGGCCAGGCACGGTAGACGGCGGGCAGGAGCCCAGGCTGCGGAACGCTGGCCATGGCTCGTGCGTCACGGTGCCGGTCCGGGCGGACGCTGCTCGCGCCCGGACTTTTCCAGGACGGAGACCACGAGGGTTCAAGCGCCCGAACCCGAACCGCCCTTGTCTTGCCCCGCCTCTCGGTGTGACGTCTTACCATGGGGCGGTGCTCCGCCAGAGGTCAGGAGCAAGCGGTGTGGGTCGGTCGGGCGGAGTGCGGTCGGTGTGAGCAGGGCGGGGCAGGCTGGGGAAGTCGGCAGTGTCTTTCGGTGCGAGCTGGCCGCGCACTTGGCAGTGCACGGGCTCCGTGGCCGCACGGTGTCGGGGCTGGACGTGCCCGCAGGAGTGTGGCCCGTCCGGCTGGATTTCGAAACCAGCGACCCAACCGACGACATCCGTGTCACCTTCTCCGACGGACGCCACGCCTACGTATCCGCGAAGCGGAAGATCGACCGAGGCCGTCCGATAGAAGAGACGCTGACAGGGTGGGTGGAACAAGTTCCGACGCTCGGTCCCGACGATCTTCTGGTTATCGCCGGCGAGGAACTCATCGGGCCGGTAAAGCACCTCGACCGGGCTCTGCGACGCCACCGTGCGGGCCTGCCCATGGAGACTGGCGACGAGTCCAGGGCCCTCGCCCTCCTCATCGACCGGCTTCCGTCGCAGGTCCGCAGGCTTGTCCTTGACCGGGCGCGTGTCCTCCATCTGCCCGGCTCGACCGGACCGGCACCGCACCGGGACCTCCTAGCGGCCCTGATGGACTTCGTCGTCGCGGACACACAGGGACACCGTGCCGTGAGTGCCCTGACCGACCTCTTCCACCGGCAAGCGGGCGCAGCGCTCGGGAGTTCCGTCGAGGACTGGGTCGCCGCCCTGACCGCCTCGGGGGTGACCGTGCTCCCGGACCAGGGGGGTCCGGTGGCGATGCGTCTGGCCTCCCGTCGGAACGCCGTCGACTCGTATCGCACCCGGCTTACAGCGGAGGCCGGACGGATCGACCTCAGCCTGCTCGCCGATGACCTCCCGCCCCTCGTCGTCGACGACCTCATCGGCGGCCTCCGGATCGACGTGGAGGGCGAGCGCACCTCCTCCTTCCTCCTCCAATACCTGAGGCGCTGGCGCCGCATGCTCATCGTGGGGCAACCGGGCTCAGGCAAGTCGGTGGCGGTACGCGAGATCGCAGCCCACTGTGCCAGCCACGCCGACGCCCCCGCGCCGATCCCCGTGTCGCTGCCGCGTCTGCTGAAGGGACAGCCGGGACGCCTAACCCTCGACGGCCTGGTCGATGATGCTGTGGCGGACACCGTGCCGGACGCGGACCGGGGACCGCTCGCCGCGTACCTCCATGAGGAAATCGGCCAAGGGCGCGGGCTCCTCCTCTGCGACGGGCTAGACGAATGCGGGGCGCGCGCGCCGTGGGTCGCGCAACAACTCGAAGAGATTCGAGCGTCTCTGCCCCCCGCCTGCGGGTTCGTGGTCACAACACGGACGAACGCGCAAGGGGCCGCGGCCCGGCTCGGCCTGCCCCGGGTCGAGCTCGCGCCTCCACAGGATCTCGACGCAACGGTGGACAGCATCCTCGTCGCCTGTGCCGAAGCACGGATTCCCAGGCCGGACCGAGCGGTTTTCCTGGCAACGCGACGCGCATGGATCAAGGATGCGAAGAAGGAGCACGCGGATCTGCTCGCGGTGCCGCTGCTCGCCGCTCTGCTCGCCCTCGTCTGCGCGAACGCACCGGATGCCGACCTCCCCAAAGGGCGTGCGGCGTTGTTGCACCGTGCGGTGGAACAGTCCGTGCACCGGTGGGAGCGGCTACGGGGGACACTCGACCCGGCCCGGCCCTGGGCACCCGCCCTGACGACGGGCATGCTCCTCGACGGGTTCGTCACGCTCGGACGACTCCTCGACGGCGAGGCGACCCCTCCGGCGGGACGCGCCCTCGAGTCACTGACCGGCATGCTACGGGACCCGCTGGGATGGGCCATGCCGCCCGCCGCAGCCGGCGAGGTGGCGGACCACGTGCTCCGGTTCTGGGACGAGCACGTCGCCGTGTTCGTGGTGAACGGCGCGGGCGAACTCACCGCCCGCAGCAAGGTCTTCGCTGAGATCGCAACGGCCATGTGGGCACGGTCGTGCGGGGCCGAGGAACTGAGGGACTGGCTGCGCCACGCCCTCGTCCACACGGACTCCGACGGAGCTATCGCACTCGCCGCCGGACTCGATTCCCGTACGGCTGAGGCTCTGCTCGACGTCGGCGAGACACAGCGGGAGGCCACTCTCATGGTGGCTGACCTCGCGGCGCGCGGTGTCGTGACTCTTTCCGACGGCGAACTGGAACGGGCCCTGGGCCAGCTCACGGACGGTGCTCTCGGCGCGCTTGCGGGCGAGCCGGTACTCCCGCGTGGCCCTGGCAGACCCCCGGAGTTCTTCCCGGCGCTGTGGGACAAGACGCGTGATGCGGGGCCCTGGCCCTTCGTGGAGGCCGCGTGTCTGCTGGCCCTGCCCTCGACATCGCGGCGTCGGCGGGCGGACCTTGTGGAACTGTCCGAGCTCGATGACACCGCCGAGTCGATCGCCCGGGCCCTCTGTGCGCTGACGGACGCCCGCACGGACGCAGCCCCCTTGGGCGAAGCTGAGATCGACGCGCTCCGCGCGGTGCTGGCGCTTCCCCTGCCGCAGGACTCCGAGATGGTGCAGAAAGGGCGGCGCAGTTGGGAGATGGTCGGTGGCAGCCGCCTCACACCAGGGCTTGAGCAGGTCGCCCTAGGCGCGGCCGAGCACCTGGGAGAGCTTCCCGACGACGCGGGCGAGCACGTGTTCGCCCTCGCGATGCACACGCCTGGGTACGTCGCCGAGAGGATCTACGCCGTACTCGCACGCGCGGGATTCGACACGAGTCGGCGTTGGGGGAACATCGCCGCCCAGCTGCGAGACTGGGCATCCGGCGCCCGGGACGACAGAGCGGCTCTCCTCTCGGACCTCGTGTCACTCCACGGCCCGTGCTCGGAGTCCACAGGCGGGGACTTCTGGTCGCTCACCGCCCTCGGCGACCTTCTCGCGGTGACCGGATACTCCGATTCCCCAGCGAACGAGATCGACCGCGCCCTCGCCCACGACAGCGCGGCGGAACGCCGGGCGTGGCTCGACGCGATGGCCGACGCGTACGGCATCGACAAGGCGGCCGTGGCCACCCAGGCTCGTCACCTCCAGCAGATCACCGCGCCCGATGCCCTGCTGGACGAATGGCTCGTCGCGGGCACACGGCCGCTGGTCAAGCCCTCGCCCATCCCCGGCGTCGGGCAGGTCCTCACGGACGCCCAGCAGACGGCGTTGCTGGCGTGCCTGGAAGCGGACTCCTCGTGGATGGCGTGGTCGGCGGCGAACGTGCTGATCAACCTTGAGGGAGGTCGCGTTCCGTGGGACGGTCAGGAGCTGTTCGACAGGGACATGACCCATTGGCCTCGCCACCGGGCGGCCCTATTCCACGCCGTCGCCATCATGACCTCAGGCGATCGGCGCCCTTCGCTCCTGGCACGGGCTGCTTCCTCGGAGTCGGCAGACCACCGAGTGGCGGCGAGAATACTGATCTCTGCCGTACCGCGCCTCGACCCCAACGGTTCGATCGTGGAGGCGCTGCGCCGGGACGCCGACCTGTCGGTCCGTCCGAAGGACGCGCATCAAGCCACGCCCGCCCCGACGCACTGGAGTTGCAACCACTGCCGGACTGTCCAGGCCCTCGACACCGAGGACTGTCCGGGGTGTGACGACGGTGTGCGCCCTCGGCCCTGAGGGGTGAGTCAGGAACAAAACCACGCGCGACGTGTCAGGCGAAGGCGACCACCGCTAGATGGAGCGGCGGTCACGCGGAGGCCACCAATCATGATCCTCACCGTTGACGCGGTGAAGGAATCCGACGTGTGCGTCACGATGGGTTGCGGCGACACCTTCACCAGCAAGCGCTACCTGACTGGAAGCTGGACGACTCCGCCGGCCAGGGCGTCGAGGCTGCATATCCCATCCGCGACAAGATCAAGACGGTCGCGCACCTAATCACCGGGATCACGCCGGCGAACCGGAGGCCACAGCGTAAGCGCCACACGCGCGGCAGCGACCGGATCGGTTGGCCAAGCACAAGCCGACAACGGCGGCTCTTGCCGGTGTGTTTCGGGGTGCGGATCCCCGATGCCTTCCGGAACACATGCAGCACATATGCGGCCGAGAAGCGCTGCGAACACGCGAGAACCGGCAAAGCGTGTTTCCGCAGCCCAACCGTTCTTCGTCGATAGTTTTCGCAGGTCACAGCCCCGCCCAGGGAAAACTCCTAAAGCGGGTGTCGCAGGTTCGAATCCTGCCGGGGGCACCGTGCCTGACCAGGCATGATGCATCAGAAAGGCCCCTCGGAAGTGATCTCCGAGGGGCTTTTTGAGTCGGCATGGGAACGAATGGGAACGCGCCGTCAGGCAGCGTCCGGCGTGGGAATTTGGACAAATCCCCTGGTTTCGTCCCCCTCTCACGCGGCAGTCGTCGGCACGCCCCCGTCGACCTCGATGCCTCGATCCCGACAAGGAATCCGCGGTCGTCCTTTACAACGTCCTCTCCGATCGCCCAGCTGTACGAGCAGGGCCTGGTCCACCATGTTGGGGCGCACGTAGCCCTGGAGGACCAGATGGTCACCTGGGTCGTCGGCATGGACAGCGCTGACCACATGGACGCCGCGGTCCACGGATTGACGGAACTCACCGACCCCGACCAGCTCGCCGCCGTCGCCGGCCACATCCACGATGACCGCCTCGGCGGACGCCGATAACCCCCGGAAACGGCCCCATATAGGCCAACGGCCCAGCCGGGGCACCCGATCGGCCCTGGCTGACAGCCTTCCGGGCCATGCCGATCAGGGGGAGTACGGCCGTCACTGCGCGGCCGTCGGCGCTGGCGTGAACCTGCAGGGCGCGGGAGCGAACTGAAGAACTCTATTGCCCATTACCCACCTCAGAGGGGCCAAGAGCGATGTCTGCGTTCTCGCCACCCCAGCCAGCCGGGCTGCGCCAGATGACATTGACACGGAAGACGTCGCGAATCGTGTCTACAGACCAGTCCTCGGCGGGCGGTTCGGGGAGAACAAGGTAGAGGCCGTCGGCCGGAGCGGGCAGCGTGTGGTTGATCTCGAGCAGGCGGGTCGCACCCGATCGCAGGTCCGCGTAGGCGGAGCAGCCTGCGCCCAGGGCCTCGTAGAGGAAGAGACCGTGCTGGGTGACGCAGCTGACGTCGACGACTGGTGAGTCGACCGGCTGGAGGTCCGCCCAGAGGAGTGACGCCTTCAGCGCATGACGAACCGCTTCGTGCTTCTTGCACGCGCGGTCGGCGCCGGCGGCCGTCTCGAGCGCGTGAAGGAAGCCGTCTTTCGTGTTCACAGCCAGCGTTGCGGCGGTGTCCGCAGTGGTCATCTGCACTTCTTCCTTCTGATCGGGTTGTGTCGGGGCGACGGGGGCCGCGTCGTCGGAGTTCGGCTTCGTAGCTGTGTCGAAGCGCTCCTGGAGCTCTCGCCGCGCTTCAGCGAGCTGTCCCGCCCAGCCGGAAACTGCCAGCCCCTCTGCGAGTCGGCCGACATCGAAGGTGCCCTCCTTGAGCGCACGGTTGGTCGTCGCGGCGAGGTCGCGAAGAGCTCCGAGTCGTTCTCTGTCCGGATCGCCGAGCAGATGAAGCACGTTGACCCAGTCGGCCTGGTCCCGTCGGAGGATGCGGTTGGCCATGCCCTGGAGTTCGGAGAGACGGCTGCGGGCGTCGGGAACGCCGCCGTCGCTCTCGGTCAGTTCTCTGAGAACATCCAGTGCCGCGAGGTAGCGCCCTGCCATCCGCTCCGAAATGGGCGACCGACCGCGCTGGTCGGCGGTGAGCACCGTCTGGGTCGTCTCGTTGGCAAACACCCAACAGTCCAACTTCGCGCCCCGCCGAGGGGGAACCGATCCATGGCGGACGGTGAGGACGAGCGGTCGGTCGATCGCAGGCGACAACGGCTTGACCTTGTAACGACCGCCCGGGGCCCGGTCCACGACCTCGACCCGGACATCGGTACCGATCCGGGGAAGCCTCCCGATTCCGCCGTCCTCCGGCTGGACAGCGGGCACCGTCGGTGCCTGGACGTCCCCGGAAGCGGTGAGCGCCTCCGGCAGCGGGGCGGTATGCAGGACGGTCAGGCTCTGGGTGCTGCGGGTGAGGGCCACGTACAACTGGCGCAGCCCGGCAGGACCGCGGTCGGCGATCGTGGCAGGCTCGACTACCAGGACGTGGTCGTACTCCATGCCCTTGACCTGAGCAGCGGCCAGCACGGAGACGGTCTCGCTGTTCCGCTCGCCGATGTCGCCGTCCTCGGTGATCCTGCGGCTGATGGCGTCCAGCCAGTCCGAGTCGTCGGGAACGATGACGGCCACAGAGCGAGGGGTGCTGCCGTCACTGGTGTCCATAAGTCGGGCCACGTGGGCGACGGTGTCGTCGAGCAGTTTCCACGGCTCGGTCGCGACGGTCCGTACAGCGTCCGCTCCCGCCTCCCGGACAGCCCGCGGGTACGGAAAGGTCGGAGCGATCGTCCGTGCGAGAGGGGCGACGAACTCCATGATCTCGGCGGGGACGCGGTAGCTGGTGGTGAGCTGGGCCACGCTCCAGTCGCCGTGGTCGGAGAGGAGTGCGCCGAGCAGGTCCCAGCTCGTCGGGATGTGGGCGCCTGTCGCCTGCGCGAGGTCGCCCAGGACGGTCATGGAGCCGCCGACGGCGGAGCGCCGCCGCAGGGAGCGGGCCTGCATGGGCGTGAGGTCCTGGGCCTCGTCGACGACGATGTGGCCGTATCGCGGTGGGGTGTCGCCGCTGATCAGCACTCGGAGCTCTTCGAGGCAGACGTGGTCGTCGAGGGTCCATGGATCGTCGTCGGCGCTGGCGGCGCGAGCCCGCAGGAGGGCCGCCTGCTCGTCCTCGTCGAGGATGCCGTCAGCGCAGTCCCGCAGAAGGTCGGCCGAGTCGTAGAGGCTGCGCAGGGCCTCCCGGGAGCCGGGGGACGGCCAGATGCGTTCGACGAGGCGCTCGACCCGGCGGTTGCGTTCCAGGTCGCGGCGGATCGTGCCGGCCTGCCCGCGGCGCGGCGCGATGTCGGCGAGCTCCTGGAGGAGCCGGTCGACGAAGAGGCCACGGAAACGATCGCGCCGCTCCCGGAAGGGCCCCTCGCCGGTGTGGGCCCGCTCGAGGAGAGCGAGGACTTCGGACTTCGGCACGCGGAGGGTCGTACTGCCGGCGGTGACGACGATCGCCGGCTCATCGCCCTCGAAGGAGGGGTCAACGGTGAGGGCGTCGAGAGCCTCAGGGCGGTAGTCGCTCTCGACGCGCCGCCGCAGCACGTCCGCCATGCGTTTGTCCGACTTCACGAGGCGCGCCTTCGGAGAGTCGGCGCCGAGGATCTCGCCCTCCCACAGGCGGTCCAGTTGGACGGCGTTGACGTCCCGGGTGCCGAGGGTGGGAAGGACCTTTCCGACATAGTCGAGGAACCGCTGGTGCGGGCCGATGACGAGGATGTCCTGGGCTTTGAAGTGCTCGTTGTTGACGAGCCAGGTCACCCGGTGCAGGCCGACCGCCGACTTGCCGGTACCAGGACCGCCCTGCACGACGAGGATGTCCGAAGGCGAGCCGGTGACCAGCTCCATCTGGTCACGGCGGATGGTCTCGACGATGTCCCGCATTCGACCGCCGCGCGACCGCTGGAGCTCCCGCAGCAGGAAGTCGTCCGGTTGGAGCGCCTTTCGCCGCTGGCGTTGTACGACATCCCCGGGGGTCGGGGCCGGCATATTCTCCGGGGCGAGGGACGCGTCCATCTCCTCCGCCGCACTGTCGTCGGCGGCCTGACGGGGCTCCGGTACGGCGGCCCGCTCCGGTACGGCGGCGGGCTCAGGTACGGCCAAGGGCACGGAAGCGGGCGTCGGCAGGGAGATCTCGTCGAAGTAACTCTCGACGATCCGCTGTACGCAGCGTAGCTGCCGTCGCAGGACCACCTCGCCCGGGTTCTCGGGCCGGGTCTCGATCCACTTCTTCGCCAGGGGGCTGGTC encodes:
- a CDS encoding AbiTii domain-containing protein, which gives rise to MTTPDVRGLEQLERTVLDETASLASALRRCLMLAGYARHEDLRAWALKELEGYAPTDELPSYRKVPAALEVMVDLYLPGQIIRGNTQRISPNQLPEHARDRGIGESAPIRQGVRELEALVAHGERALHLSPPGSADYVLLMTREQHQQGNEGSHITSLHWNISLASIAGTLDHVRTRLTQFVAEVRAAMPPGQQNPNPDQIDSAAQQALNVTGGDGSTFNIVAPNAKADRGGTASANVNEPAPTTPQPWWHRTSVIWGAIAAVGTVAGVIATVVVK
- a CDS encoding AbiTii domain-containing protein, which codes for MRLRRSRLDRLEDDVLDERRPLAPTLRQVIALGGHAHSEPLRAWALRELQGYEGTDVPIPEYRRITAPLVMDGLAGMYKFREQPVSMFDLPDFARDSLGDEIRFGQGVGQIESLLARNPGEIVRLSPAMAADLAVFMNENSPRQVFRLYWAVHPSALEGVLDQVRTRLVQLVGELRASMSHGQQDPTPTQVAQALQNINIVTGDNSSVTVTAPVAVAHQRGSARAEIASGPEQPFPRAAVVWTISIALLAVAAITARGMWP
- a CDS encoding NACHT domain-containing protein, with product MPAGVWPVRLDFETSDPTDDIRVTFSDGRHAYVSAKRKIDRGRPIEETLTGWVEQVPTLGPDDLLVIAGEELIGPVKHLDRALRRHRAGLPMETGDESRALALLIDRLPSQVRRLVLDRARVLHLPGSTGPAPHRDLLAALMDFVVADTQGHRAVSALTDLFHRQAGAALGSSVEDWVAALTASGVTVLPDQGGPVAMRLASRRNAVDSYRTRLTAEAGRIDLSLLADDLPPLVVDDLIGGLRIDVEGERTSSFLLQYLRRWRRMLIVGQPGSGKSVAVREIAAHCASHADAPAPIPVSLPRLLKGQPGRLTLDGLVDDAVADTVPDADRGPLAAYLHEEIGQGRGLLLCDGLDECGARAPWVAQQLEEIRASLPPACGFVVTTRTNAQGAAARLGLPRVELAPPQDLDATVDSILVACAEARIPRPDRAVFLATRRAWIKDAKKEHADLLAVPLLAALLALVCANAPDADLPKGRAALLHRAVEQSVHRWERLRGTLDPARPWAPALTTGMLLDGFVTLGRLLDGEATPPAGRALESLTGMLRDPLGWAMPPAAAGEVADHVLRFWDEHVAVFVVNGAGELTARSKVFAEIATAMWARSCGAEELRDWLRHALVHTDSDGAIALAAGLDSRTAEALLDVGETQREATLMVADLAARGVVTLSDGELERALGQLTDGALGALAGEPVLPRGPGRPPEFFPALWDKTRDAGPWPFVEAACLLALPSTSRRRRADLVELSELDDTAESIARALCALTDARTDAAPLGEAEIDALRAVLALPLPQDSEMVQKGRRSWEMVGGSRLTPGLEQVALGAAEHLGELPDDAGEHVFALAMHTPGYVAERIYAVLARAGFDTSRRWGNIAAQLRDWASGARDDRAALLSDLVSLHGPCSESTGGDFWSLTALGDLLAVTGYSDSPANEIDRALAHDSAAERRAWLDAMADAYGIDKAAVATQARHLQQITAPDALLDEWLVAGTRPLVKPSPIPGVGQVLTDAQQTALLACLEADSSWMAWSAANVLINLEGGRVPWDGQELFDRDMTHWPRHRAALFHAVAIMTSGDRRPSLLARAASSESADHRVAARILISAVPRLDPNGSIVEALRRDADLSVRPKDAHQATPAPTHWSCNHCRTVQALDTEDCPGCDDGVRPRP
- a CDS encoding ATP-dependent DNA helicase — its product is MSTTTRDEILAGEQRAVDHAYDCYTTKLAELSGTSAATASASGKDGIANRAEAEARAEAYGGLGDEALVFSRVDAPEDPGGAPRPWYIGRRGVQDASHEPVVLLWTSPLAKKWIETRPENPGEVVLRRQLRCVQRIVESYFDEISLPTPASVPLAVPEPAAVPERAAVPEPRQAADDSAAEEMDASLAPENMPAPTPGDVVQRQRRKALQPDDFLLRELQRSRGGRMRDIVETIRRDQMELVTGSPSDILVVQGGPGTGKSAVGLHRVTWLVNNEHFKAQDILVIGPHQRFLDYVGKVLPTLGTRDVNAVQLDRLWEGEILGADSPKARLVKSDKRMADVLRRRVESDYRPEALDALTVDPSFEGDEPAIVVTAGSTTLRVPKSEVLALLERAHTGEGPFRERRDRFRGLFVDRLLQELADIAPRRGQAGTIRRDLERNRRVERLVERIWPSPGSREALRSLYDSADLLRDCADGILDEDEQAALLRARAASADDDPWTLDDHVCLEELRVLISGDTPPRYGHIVVDEAQDLTPMQARSLRRRSAVGGSMTVLGDLAQATGAHIPTSWDLLGALLSDHGDWSVAQLTTSYRVPAEIMEFVAPLARTIAPTFPYPRAVREAGADAVRTVATEPWKLLDDTVAHVARLMDTSDGSTPRSVAVIVPDDSDWLDAISRRITEDGDIGERNSETVSVLAAAQVKGMEYDHVLVVEPATIADRGPAGLRQLYVALTRSTQSLTVLHTAPLPEALTASGDVQAPTVPAVQPEDGGIGRLPRIGTDVRVEVVDRAPGGRYKVKPLSPAIDRPLVLTVRHGSVPPRRGAKLDCWVFANETTQTVLTADQRGRSPISERMAGRYLAALDVLRELTESDGGVPDARSRLSELQGMANRILRRDQADWVNVLHLLGDPDRERLGALRDLAATTNRALKEGTFDVGRLAEGLAVSGWAGQLAEARRELQERFDTATKPNSDDAAPVAPTQPDQKEEVQMTTADTAATLAVNTKDGFLHALETAAGADRACKKHEAVRHALKASLLWADLQPVDSPVVDVSCVTQHGLFLYEALGAGCSAYADLRSGATRLLEINHTLPAPADGLYLVLPEPPAEDWSVDTIRDVFRVNVIWRSPAGWGGENADIALGPSEVGNGQ